One genomic region from Sphingomicrobium aestuariivivum encodes:
- the rsfS gene encoding ribosome silencing factor, giving the protein MSTASAPTPPVKSDDPDALHALVMQLLDDEQAQDIITIPLAGKSSIADHMVIASGRSSRQVAAIAQKLAEKVKGLEGVTPRIEGLPTADWVLIDAGDVVVHLFRPEVRSFYNLERMWQFGDEAGEA; this is encoded by the coding sequence ATGAGCACCGCTTCCGCCCCCACCCCGCCCGTGAAATCTGACGACCCCGACGCGCTCCACGCGCTGGTCATGCAGCTGCTCGACGACGAGCAGGCGCAGGACATCATCACGATTCCGCTCGCGGGCAAGAGCTCGATCGCCGACCATATGGTGATCGCGAGCGGACGGTCGAGCCGGCAGGTCGCCGCCATCGCGCAGAAGCTCGCCGAGAAGGTGAAGGGCCTCGAGGGCGTGACCCCGCGCATCGAGGGCCTCCCGACCGCCGACTGGGTGCTGATCGATGCGGGCGACGTGGTCGTCCACCTGTTCCGCCCCGAAGTGCGCAGCTTCTACAATCTCGAGCGGATGTGGCAGTTCGGCGACGAAGCCGGCGAAGCCTAG
- a CDS encoding murein hydrolase activator EnvC family protein codes for MRRLACALLLAAVAGHGLAATPPSAQAQLDRIRGEAREAEARAAALSEQADAAVTRAEGIARERRAIAAKVEAGEARLAAARLERERLTASLAALQARIAAEQAPSAALVAGLASLSRRPPVLTLADARSIDQLVRTQALVEATAPIIAARTERLRGRRAELANIAVALEQREERIATEQAGLDAAEQRLAALEDERLAAAQALGVAASRADARAIAAREQTAELADAATREAFAAEIAAALATYDPAPPPPAGLARGKVNRPAPPFRYALPATAKVTAGLGSLTADGVRARGLTLQTTRGTDIRMPADGRIAFAGPFRERDGIVIIDHGDDWFSLIANVSTTYEEGDRVRRGLRLGRALGPIEVELWHRQKAVSPALIAGSS; via the coding sequence GTGAGGCGCCTCGCCTGCGCCCTCCTCCTCGCCGCGGTCGCGGGCCACGGCCTAGCCGCCACCCCGCCGAGCGCGCAGGCGCAGCTCGACCGTATCCGCGGCGAAGCGCGCGAGGCCGAGGCCCGCGCTGCCGCCCTTTCCGAACAGGCCGACGCGGCCGTGACCCGCGCCGAGGGCATCGCCCGCGAACGCCGCGCCATCGCCGCGAAGGTCGAGGCGGGCGAAGCACGCCTTGCCGCCGCGCGGCTCGAACGCGAACGGCTCACCGCCTCGCTCGCCGCCCTGCAGGCGCGCATCGCCGCCGAGCAGGCCCCGTCCGCCGCGCTCGTCGCGGGGCTCGCCAGCCTGTCACGCCGCCCGCCCGTCCTCACCCTCGCCGACGCGCGCTCGATCGACCAGCTGGTGCGCACGCAGGCGCTGGTCGAGGCAACCGCGCCCATCATCGCCGCGCGTACCGAGCGCCTGCGCGGGCGCCGTGCCGAACTCGCCAACATCGCCGTCGCGCTCGAGCAGCGCGAGGAGCGCATCGCGACCGAACAGGCCGGCCTCGATGCCGCCGAACAGCGCCTCGCCGCGCTCGAGGACGAGCGCCTTGCCGCCGCGCAGGCACTTGGAGTCGCTGCCAGCCGCGCCGATGCCCGCGCCATCGCCGCGCGCGAGCAGACCGCCGAGCTGGCCGATGCCGCCACCCGCGAGGCCTTTGCCGCCGAGATCGCCGCCGCGCTCGCCACCTACGATCCCGCCCCGCCGCCGCCCGCCGGCCTCGCGCGGGGCAAGGTAAACCGCCCTGCCCCGCCCTTCCGCTATGCCCTGCCCGCGACCGCGAAGGTGACCGCGGGCCTCGGCTCGCTCACCGCCGATGGCGTGCGTGCGCGCGGCCTCACGCTGCAGACCACGCGCGGCACCGACATCCGCATGCCCGCCGACGGGCGCATCGCCTTCGCCGGTCCTTTCCGGGAACGCGACGGTATCGTCATCATCGATCATGGCGACGACTGGTTCAGCCTCATCGCCAATGTCTCGACCACCTACGAGGAAGGCGACCGGGTTCGCCGCGGCCTGCGCCTCGGCCGCGCGCTGGGGCCCATCGAGGTCGAGCTGTGGCACCGTCAAAAAGCCGTCAGTCCGGCCCTCATCGCAGGTTCATCCTGA
- a CDS encoding nicotinate-nucleotide adenylyltransferase, whose amino-acid sequence MARIGLLGGSFNPAHRGHRHISLEARRALGLDEVWWLVSPGNPLKPKKGMAPYDARLASARKMARRAPIRAMDFEARAGTRYTIDTLHALFRRYPQHDFIWLVGEDIIAEFDRWKDWRAIARMLPIAVMTRPSYSGGARAARAMGWLRHFVRSDNHAKHWTDWKAPAITFLTLAPDPTSATALRARQPDWHQHIDGPDEATARQRS is encoded by the coding sequence GCTTCAACCCCGCGCATCGCGGACACCGCCACATCAGCCTCGAGGCGCGCCGTGCCCTCGGCCTCGACGAGGTCTGGTGGCTGGTCAGCCCCGGCAATCCGCTCAAGCCCAAAAAGGGCATGGCGCCCTATGACGCCCGCCTCGCCTCGGCGCGGAAGATGGCGCGGCGCGCCCCGATCAGGGCGATGGATTTCGAGGCCCGCGCCGGCACCCGCTACACGATCGATACGCTGCACGCGCTCTTCCGCCGCTATCCCCAGCACGACTTCATCTGGCTCGTCGGCGAGGACATCATCGCCGAGTTCGACCGGTGGAAGGACTGGCGCGCCATCGCGCGCATGCTGCCGATTGCCGTGATGACCCGTCCGAGCTATAGTGGGGGTGCCCGGGCGGCTCGCGCCATGGGCTGGTTGCGGCACTTCGTCCGGTCCGACAACCATGCCAAGCACTGGACGGACTGGAAGGCACCGGCAATCACGTTCCTGACGCTTGCCCCCGACCCGACTTCCGCAACCGCCTTGCGCGCGCGCCAGCCCGACTGGCACCAGCATATCGACGGACCCGATGAAGCGACCGCGAGGCAGCGGTCGTAA
- a CDS encoding 23S rRNA (pseudouridine(1915)-N(3))-methyltransferase RlmH → MQLHIIARGKIARSPEDELVKRYLKRITWPVKHSELPDTGGTVPPVRQTPVRTVVLDETGKALSSTDFAKILGRWRDEGVRETRFLIGAADGHEAGVKREADLLYSFGPATWPHLMCRAMLAEQLFRATAIIAGHPYHREGAR, encoded by the coding sequence ATGCAGCTGCACATCATTGCGCGCGGCAAAATCGCCCGCTCCCCCGAGGACGAGCTGGTGAAGCGCTACCTCAAGCGAATCACCTGGCCGGTCAAGCATAGCGAATTGCCCGACACGGGCGGCACCGTCCCGCCCGTGCGCCAGACCCCCGTGCGCACCGTCGTGCTCGACGAGACCGGCAAGGCGCTCTCCTCGACCGACTTTGCGAAAATCCTCGGGCGCTGGCGCGACGAGGGGGTGCGCGAGACCCGCTTCCTCATCGGCGCCGCCGACGGTCACGAGGCAGGGGTCAAGCGCGAGGCCGACCTCCTCTATTCCTTCGGCCCCGCCACCTGGCCGCACCTGATGTGCCGGGCCATGCTCGCCGAACAGCTGTTCCGCGCCACCGCGATCATCGCGGGCCACCCCTATCACCGCGAGGGCGCACGGTGA
- a CDS encoding demethoxyubiquinone hydroxylase family protein, with the protein MSQNWRPGDKRPDVERMIRVDQAGEYGATRIYAGQLAVLGEDSRAAHAVAHMAAQEEVHLARFNELMAQRRVRPTILQPFWNVAGFGLGAVTALMGEKAAMACTDAVETEIDKHYEEQLAQLGDSDPELSDDIRRFQAEELEHRDTARAHGAEEAPAYPVMTAAIRAGCRLAIELSKRF; encoded by the coding sequence ATGAGCCAGAACTGGCGCCCCGGGGACAAGCGTCCCGATGTCGAGCGCATGATCCGCGTCGACCAGGCCGGCGAATATGGCGCGACCCGCATCTATGCGGGCCAACTCGCGGTACTTGGCGAGGACAGCCGCGCCGCCCATGCCGTCGCGCATATGGCCGCGCAGGAAGAGGTCCACCTCGCTCGCTTCAACGAACTGATGGCCCAGCGCCGCGTGCGCCCGACCATCCTCCAGCCCTTCTGGAACGTCGCCGGCTTCGGCCTCGGCGCGGTCACCGCCTTGATGGGCGAGAAGGCCGCCATGGCTTGCACCGACGCGGTCGAGACCGAGATCGACAAGCATTACGAGGAACAGCTCGCCCAGCTCGGCGACAGCGATCCCGAACTGTCGGACGACATCCGCCGCTTCCAGGCGGAGGAGCTCGAGCATCGTGATACCGCGCGCGCCCACGGCGCCGAGGAGGCCCCCGCCTATCCCGTCATGACCGCCGCGATCCGCGCCGGCTGCCGCCTTGCGATCGAACT
- a CDS encoding disulfide bond formation protein B gives MLAPARPRHPLLNREAAHAAAILVPLGLLGGAIGSQLIGGLVPCDMCIWQRWPHAIALALALLAVPMNAMRRPLLTLAALAIAVSGAIGVYHAGVEIGVFPGLTTCSTNAGGSLEDLLAAPVVRCDAVQWEFLSISMAGWNAIISLGAALFIVLGLRKGRA, from the coding sequence ATGCTCGCCCCCGCGCGGCCCCGCCACCCGCTGCTGAACCGCGAGGCCGCCCATGCCGCGGCGATCCTCGTGCCGCTGGGACTGCTCGGCGGCGCCATCGGCTCGCAGCTGATCGGCGGCCTCGTGCCCTGCGACATGTGCATCTGGCAGCGCTGGCCGCACGCCATCGCGCTCGCGCTCGCGCTCCTTGCCGTGCCGATGAACGCCATGCGCCGCCCGCTCCTCACGCTCGCCGCGCTCGCCATCGCCGTCTCGGGCGCGATCGGCGTCTATCATGCCGGCGTCGAGATCGGCGTCTTCCCCGGACTTACCACCTGTTCGACCAATGCGGGCGGCAGCCTCGAGGACCTGCTCGCCGCACCGGTGGTGCGCTGCGACGCGGTGCAGTGGGAGTTTCTCTCCATCTCGATGGCGGGCTGGAACGCGATCATCTCGCTCGGTGCCGCACTCTTCATTGTCCTCGGGCTTCGAAAGGGCCGCGCATGA
- a CDS encoding S41 family peptidase, translating to MATALLPAAAIITFATMMPGMERPAGAQNEDTYRELENFLSVFERVRANYVEEVSDADLIRGAIEGMLSSLDPHSSYLTEADFATMRLSTDGNYGGLGLTVTNRDGAVFVISPTEDTPADRAGLKAGDYITHIDDELLFGLSLDESVSKMRGEPGTDIKLTIIRPGRDEPFDVTLKREIIDLKPVKWEVDGDVGIININQFSAPTAEGVEAAIRGIDLAMGGDGPVGYVIDLRANPGGLLNQAVEVSDIFLERGEIVSERGRDSEDIERFYATSGDLTRGKPVIVLIDAGSASASEIVAGALQDHRRAVVMGETSFGKGSVQTIIQTGESSALRLTTARYYTPSGRSVQAGGIEPDIIVPQLSDPDRLDRPRLREADLRRHLVAQAGVEDAVLEDDSSPDPRFSATAEELEAEGVEDFQLHYAVETLTRVGKQPQRIAKAS from the coding sequence ATCGCCACCGCCCTCCTCCCCGCCGCCGCCATCATCACTTTCGCGACGATGATGCCGGGCATGGAACGGCCCGCCGGCGCGCAGAACGAGGACACCTATCGCGAGCTGGAGAATTTCCTCTCGGTGTTCGAGCGCGTGCGCGCCAATTATGTCGAGGAAGTGAGCGACGCCGACCTCATCCGCGGCGCCATCGAGGGCATGCTCTCGAGCCTCGATCCGCACAGCTCCTATCTGACCGAAGCCGACTTCGCGACCATGCGCCTGTCGACCGACGGCAATTACGGCGGGCTGGGCCTGACCGTCACCAACCGCGACGGCGCGGTGTTCGTCATTTCGCCGACCGAGGACACGCCGGCCGATCGTGCGGGCCTCAAGGCGGGCGATTACATCACCCATATCGACGACGAGCTTTTGTTCGGCCTGAGCCTCGATGAGAGCGTCTCCAAGATGCGCGGCGAGCCCGGCACCGACATCAAGCTCACCATTATCCGTCCCGGCCGCGACGAGCCCTTCGACGTCACGCTCAAGCGCGAGATCATCGACCTGAAGCCGGTGAAGTGGGAAGTCGACGGCGATGTCGGCATCATCAACATCAACCAGTTTTCCGCCCCCACCGCCGAGGGCGTCGAGGCGGCGATCCGCGGCATCGACCTCGCGATGGGTGGCGACGGGCCGGTCGGCTATGTCATCGACCTGCGCGCCAATCCGGGCGGCCTCCTCAACCAGGCGGTCGAGGTTTCCGACATCTTCCTCGAACGCGGCGAGATCGTCTCCGAGCGCGGCCGCGACAGCGAGGATATCGAGCGCTTCTACGCGACCAGCGGCGACCTCACCCGCGGCAAGCCGGTAATCGTGCTGATCGACGCGGGCTCGGCCTCGGCCTCCGAAATCGTCGCCGGCGCGCTGCAGGACCATCGCCGCGCCGTCGTCATGGGCGAGACCAGCTTCGGCAAGGGCAGCGTCCAGACCATCATCCAGACGGGCGAAAGCTCGGCGCTCCGCCTCACCACCGCGCGCTATTACACCCCCTCGGGTCGCAGCGTGCAGGCTGGCGGCATCGAGCCCGACATCATCGTGCCCCAGCTCTCTGATCCCGACCGTCTCGACCGCCCGCGCCTGCGCGAGGCCGACCTTCGCCGCCACCTCGTGGCGCAGGCCGGTGTCGAGGATGCGGTGCTCGAGGACGACAGCAGCCCCGATCCGCGCTTCTCGGCCACCGCCGAGGAGCTCGAGGCCGAGGGCGTCGAGGACTTCCAGCTCCATTATGCGGTCGAGACGCTGACCCGCGTCGGCAAGCAGCCGCAGCGCATCGCGAAGGCCAGCTGA